In Lewinellaceae bacterium, a single window of DNA contains:
- a CDS encoding T9SS type A sorting domain-containing protein, whose protein sequence is MQYLNPVSEEAQLHLSVAVGGFVSIEVVDLNGRIVDTVTRGKMEQGDYTFNWTAGLRSGLHFYRVEVGKHTVLFPVLFF, encoded by the coding sequence GTGCAATATCTCAATCCCGTTTCTGAAGAAGCGCAGCTCCACTTATCCGTTGCTGTCGGCGGTTTTGTCTCCATCGAGGTGGTGGACCTGAACGGCAGAATAGTGGATACCGTTACCAGGGGCAAAATGGAACAGGGCGATTATACTTTCAACTGGACAGCCGGATTGCGTTCGGGGCTTCATTTTTATCGGGTTGAGGTTGGGAAACATACCGTGCTTTTTCCAGTGCTCTTTTTCTGA